In Pseudomonas oryzihabitans, the DNA window CCCAACCTGCGGTCAGCAAACGCATCGCCGCGCTGGAGCAGCAACTGGGGCTGCGATTGTTCGACCGCATCGGGCGCGAGGTCAGCCTGACCGAGGCCGGACGCGCCCTGCTCCCCCGCGCCTATCAGATTCTAGGCGTGATCGATGACACCCGACGCGCTCTGACCAATCTCAATGGTGCCATCGGCGGCCGGCTGACGCTGGCGACCAGTCACCACATCGGCCTGCACCGGCTGCCGCCGATCCTTAGACGGTTCACTCGGGAGTATCCCGAGGTCGCCCTGGATATCCGCTTTCTCGATTCGGAAGCGGCCTACGACGAGATCCTGCATGGGCGGGTGGAGCTGGCCATCATCACCCTGGCGCCCCAGACCGCGGCGCCGATCAAGGCGGTGCCGGTGTGGAACGATCCCCTGGATTTCGTGGCGGCGCCCGAGCATGCGCTGGCAAACCAGAAGGAGGTCAGCCTGGCCGATGTGGCGCGGCACCCGGCGGTGTTTCCCGGCGGCAATACCTTTACCCGCCTGATCGTCCATGGTCTGTTCGATGCCCAGGGACTGACACCCAACATCGCCATGAGCACCAACTACCTGGAGACGATCAAGATGCTGGTCTCCATTGGCCTGGCCTGGAGCGTCCTGCCGCGTACCCTGCTGGACGATCAGGTCCGCCGGCTGCCGCTACCGGGGATTCAGCTGGAGCGGCGGCTGGGCTACATCCTGCATACCGAGCGTACCCATTCGAATGCGGCTCAGGCGTTCATGGGGTTGCTGGATGAGGTGGAGCGGGCGTAGCGAGAGCTGTTCGATGTCCGGTTAACCGTAGCGTGGAGAACGGCGCAGCCTTTTCCACCCGGGTGTTCGTTGGCAAGTAGCGCCCTCACCCCAACCCTCTCCCATGGGGAGAAGGGGCCTAGCCGAGCAGGCGTTCAGCTCCATCAGGCGTAGGTTGGGCTGAGACGGCTTTATCGTTGAAGCACAACAGCAGGGAACTGGCTTGGCATTGTTGGGCTTCGCTGCGCTCAGCCCAACCTACGGAAAGTGCCAACCAGGACGCTCGGTGTTCTGTGGCAAGGAGCGCCCTCACCCCAACCCTCTCCCATGGGGAGAGGGGGCCTAGCCGAGCAGGCGTTCAGCTCCATCAGGCGTAGGTTGGGCTGAGACGGCTTTATCGTTGAAGCCCAACAGGGGGAGCTGGATTGGCATTGTTGGGCTTTGCTGCGCTCAGCCCAACCTACGGGAAGTGCCGACCACGGCGCTCGGTGTTAGGTGGCGAGGAGCGCCCTTACCCAACCTTCTCCCGCGGGGAGAGGGGGCTGGCCGAG includes these proteins:
- a CDS encoding LysR family transcriptional regulator, whose protein sequence is MDLANLNAFVAVAELGGFSDAGERLHLTQPAVSKRIAALEQQLGLRLFDRIGREVSLTEAGRALLPRAYQILGVIDDTRRALTNLNGAIGGRLTLATSHHIGLHRLPPILRRFTREYPEVALDIRFLDSEAAYDEILHGRVELAIITLAPQTAAPIKAVPVWNDPLDFVAAPEHALANQKEVSLADVARHPAVFPGGNTFTRLIVHGLFDAQGLTPNIAMSTNYLETIKMLVSIGLAWSVLPRTLLDDQVRRLPLPGIQLERRLGYILHTERTHSNAAQAFMGLLDEVERA